Sequence from the Malaciobacter pacificus genome:
CTTTTTTCAACTACGTATGGTATATAACTCATATTAATTCCTATGTTAATTATTTTCCTAATTTTTCATCTAATAATTTAGTGATAACTTTATCTTCAATCATAGACATTTTAATTGCAGGTAAATAACCATTGTCTTGGTATTGTTTTACAACTTCTTGTGGGTTTTGTCCCATTTGCATTGCTTCGAAATATAAAACTTGCATTACTTCTTGGTCACTTACATCAACTTCTTCTGCTTTTGCTAAAGCATCAACAATAAATGTAGCTTTTACTGAATTTTCAGCATCTTCTTTTAATTCATTTCTCATCTCTTCAACTTTTGAAGGATCTTCTTGTAAAGCTTTAATTTCATCTTCGCTCATTGTTCTAACTTTATTATTTAACGCATAATTAATCTCTTGGTCAACTACTGATGAAGGTAATGCAAAAGATGTTTTTTCAACTAAAGTTTCTAAATATGCAGGCTTTAAATCTTCTCTGTAATATTTAGCTTTTGCTTCAGCTGTAATTTGCTCAGAAATTTTTGCTTTTAAGTTCTCTAATGTTGCATCTTCACCATCTGGTAAAAATTGTTTTGCAAATTCATCATTGATTTCTGCTTCTGCTTTTTCTTGGATTTCATGTAATTTTACTTTAAATACAGCCTCTTTACCTTTTAAGTTTTCAGCTTGGTATTGTTCTGGGAAAGTTACAGTAATATCTTTTTCTTCTTCATATTTCATACCAATAATTTGATCTTCAAAACCTGGAATAAATGAACCTGAACCAATTTCAAGTACGTACTCTTCAGCTTTTCCACCATCAAATGCAACACCATCAACGAAACCTTCGAAATCGATAACAACATGGTCACCTTCTCTAACCATTCTTTTTCTAGCAATTTTTTGTAATGGAGCATTTTGCTTAGCCATTTGCTCTAATCTTGCATTGATTTCTTCTTCAGTTGCTTCTTTAGACTCAACAGCTGGTACTAAAGATTTGTAATCACCTAAATCAATTTGTGGTTTAGTTGCTACTTTGATTTCAATTTCAATTGAACCATCTTCTTTTTTATCAAATTTTGAAATTGCTGGTTCACCAACTAAATCAGAATTCTCAATGTTTAACTCTTTTAAACCATCTGCTAAAACAGCTCTTAATGCTTCACCTTCAGCATCTTCTCTTAATTTGTCAGCATATCTTTGTTTTACAACAGCAACTGGTACTTTACCTTTTCTAAAACCTTGAATGTCAAGTGTTTTTGCAGCTTGCTTAGCTACTTTGTCTAAGTTAGACTCAATAGTCTCTTTTGCTAGTGTTGCAGAAATTTCAGCGTTTGCTTCATCAACTCTTTTTGCGTTAAATTCCATTAAATTTACTCCGATATTTTTAATTTTAACGGTGATTTTATCTAAAAATTACTAAGCCTTTACTAAAATACTATTTTTAAAGGAGTTTGCATTGAAATTTATCTATCTAAACGTACTATTTATGATGTTGATTCCAAGCTTAATTCTTATGTATTTAATATTAACAAAACAATCTAATCTAGATAAATTTTTTTCTAAAAAAATCTTAGACAAACTTAGTGTATCAAATCAATATTTTTCTAATAAAGCTAGAAATATAACAATGTTTTTAGCATTGATTTTTTTTATTTTAGCTTTAGCAAGACCTGTAACAAATGAAAAAATTCATCAAACAACAAATGAAAAAACAATTCCTATTGTTATTGCTTTAGATGTGTCAAAATCTATGATGGCGAATGATATTTATCCCAATAGACTGACATTTGCGAAAAATAAATTGTTAAATATTATAGATTATTCAAAACAAAACTCTATTGCAGTTATTTTATTTGCAAAATCATCTTATATATTAAGTCCTCTAACAAATGATTTTAACTCTTTAAAAACTTTAATTAATAATTTAAATACTCAAGGTAATTTTGATAATGGAACAAATATAAACTCAGTAATTGAGATTTCAAATAAACTTCAAAAAGATTTTGATTCTAAAAATTTATTACTCTTAACAGATGGAGGAGATGAAATTAATTTTGAAAATCAAATATCTTTAGCAAAAAACAATAATATGAAAATCTATACTTTAGCTACTGCTACAAGTAAAGGCTCAGCTGTAAAATTAGAAAATGGAAATTATTTAACTGACAATAATGGAAATATTGTAAATTTAAAATTAAATGAAAACATAAAGGATTTAAGTTTAAATACAAAAGGTGGCTATATAAACTTTACTTTAAATAATGATGATTTTAAAAAAATTATTGATGATATTAATATCAGTTCTAATAGTGAAGTTAATATTAGTAAAAAGCATAAAACTTATACTGAACTATTTTATTATCCACTTGCTATAGGAATTATTTTACTTTTAGTTGCTAATTCATCAATTCCAAGAATCAAAAGAAAGTTACCTTTAACTGCAGTTATTTTTAGCTGTTTTTATGCACAAAACCTTTATTGCTTTGAATTTGATTTTCAAACTATAAAAAAAGCAAATGAAAACTACAAAAATCAAGATTATGATAATGCTATTAAAAACTTTAAAAGTTTGGAAGATTCTGCTCAAAGAGATTATAATTTAGCAAATTCATATTACAAAAATGGAAAATACAAAGATGCTATAAATTTATATAAAAATATAGAAGTTGAAAACAGAGATATGAATTTTAAAGTTTTACACAACCTTGGTAATGCCTATGCAAAAAACAATCAATTAGAAAACTCAATAAAAGCATATGAAGAGGCGTTGAAAGTAAAAAATGATTTTCAAACAAAAGAAAATTTAGAACTTGTAAAAAAAATCATCAATAAACAAAAAAACAAAAACAGAAACAAAGATAATCACAAAAAAGAGCAACAACAAAATAAGGAAGAAAAACAAGAAAATAAAAAAACTAAATCCGAAGAAGAAAGTAAAAAGAAAAATGAAAAAATAGAAAAACAAAAAATAATGAGTGACTATGAAGAAAAAAGATGGCTACAACAAATAGAAAATCAAAAAAACAACTCTTTATTAAAACAAATTAAACCTTCTAAAAATGATTACACTACTAATCCTTGGTAAATAAAAATCAATGTATAAAAAATATCGTTATATCTAATTATTAGTTTAGTATTTATGCTAAAATAAAAGAAAAGTTTAGATTATTTAAAAAAGGAATTTTATGAGAAACTTAAATTTTGGGACAAAATTACTTTTGATTTTAGTCTCTGCTAGTATTATATCTTTAAGTATAATGATTTATATTTTATCTTCATACTCATATGAAAATTCAAGAAATGATGCTCAGCATTATATAAATGAATTAGCTGAAAAGAATGCTTCACATGTAAAAAATATTCTGGATAAAGCTATAGTAGTTTCAAATTCCATTGCAAGTAAATATTCAAGTGCCTTAGAACACAACGAACAATTATCAAAAGAGGCTACTATAAAATATTTTAAAGTTTTACTTGAACAAAATCCTTTTTTACTTGGGACATGGTTTACTTTTGAAAATGGAAAACAATTTTATGAAGGTAATAATGGATTAGATAAACCTAATTATTATACAACAAAAGGAGAATTTCAACCATATGTTGTAAGAAATAGTGATGGTAGCTTTACAATTGAGCCATCGTCTGATTTTGATTTATCTTCAGAATGGATAAAACTTCCTTACGAAAATGAAAAAGTTTCTATCACTAGACCATATAATTATGATATTGATGGTAAAACTGTTTTATTAACTACAGTTTCATCTCCCGTTTATCATCAAGGAAAATTTATTGGGGCAGTTGGTGTTGATTTTTCTTTAGACTTTTTTAATGAGATGATAAAAAAACTCGATTTATTTGAAACAGGTTATGGGGTATTAATTGATGCATATGGGAATATAATTAGTCATCCAAAAGTTGAAAACCTAGGAAAGTCAGTTAAAGATATTACAAAAAATGAAGATGTAATAAAAGCAGTTCAGCTAAATAAAGAAGGTAAAGTTTATTCTTATATATCTGAAAATTTAAATAATGGAAAGTCATCGTACACTTATGCCTTTCCTTTTGAATTTGGAAATACAGGAAATTATTGGTCATTTTTAATTATTGTTCCAGAAGAAGAATATTTAAAAAATGCTGAATTTATTCAAAATTTTTCAATCATTTCAGGTTTAATTGTTTTATTAATTATTGTATCTGTAGTGATGTACAGTATAAAAATATTAAATAAAAATTTAATTACTATAAAAGATGGTCTATTAAATTTCTTTGCTTACTTAAATAAAGAGAATAAAATAGCTGAAAGTATAAGTATTAATTCAAATGATGAATTTGGAGATATGGCAAAAGTTATTAATGAAAATATCAGAAAAACTGAAAACCTAATTATTCAAGACAATGCACTAATAGAAGATGTAAAAAAGGTTGTTAATGAAGTAAAAAAAGGAATATTTACAAAAAAAGTTGAAGTAAAAACTGAAAATGAAAGTTTAGAAGAGTTAAAAAATACATTTAATGAAATGTTAGATACAACGAAGAATAATGTTTGTGAAGATGTAAATAAATTGACGAGAACTTTCGACATTATGTATCAGTCTCACCAAAAATAAAGCCTATTTTATGGAGATTGTAGGCTAATATCTTAGTATAATATATATTAAATTATCCATAGGAGGAAATATATATTATGCAACATGTATTAAGTCAATTAATCTCTAAAAGAACGGAATTAAAAGCAGAAATGACCTATCTAATTGAAAAAGCAAAAGAATTAGATAATATAATTGAAAGCATTGATGTATCTATTAAGGTTTTTGACCCTAATTTTAATATTGATGAAATAAGAGATAAGAGATATACCAGAAAATCACATCTATTTAAGCATGGAGAAGCTAATAAAATGACTCTTGATGTTCTAAGAAAAGCTAATAAGCCATTAACTACCAGAGAAATATCCCAAGAAATAATGAAGAAAAAAGATTTAAACCATGAAGATTTAGAATTATGTAAAAATGTTGAATCTAAACTAAGAGCTGTTTTCTACAAGAACCAAATGTTAAAAGTAGTAGATGAAACAGAAAAACAAAAAAGGTGGATGATAGCCTAAGCTACTCCTAACCTTTCAGCTATTCTATGGTTTCCTTGCCAATATCCTGTCCATTCGTTAGATTGAAGAGTTTGCATACATTTAGTAGCTATATCTCTAAAAATAGACCCATTATCCCATCTTCTTGTATCTTCTCTATATGCAATTTCATTAGCATAATTAGCTATGTATAATTGACCCATTCTATGAATTTGTCCTTTTTGGAATCTTCTAAATCTTGCAAAAAATGATTCAGCTTGATTACTACATGCTCCTTCTTCACTCATATACTCAACAGAATGATTTACTCTTTGCATGTCATATCTTGCATGTAAATTATCATAAGCATTAGCTTCGTCAGCATGAACTTCACTACCTTCAACAATTCTATTATTTGCAATATTCATAATATCAGTTGGATTTTCATTATGTAATACATAAGTTAAAGTTCTTCTACTTCCAAGATATTCAGTTTCTCCGTTTGCTCTTTGTCTAACAACAATAATACATCTTTTGTTTGGATTTTGATTTACAGCTAATCTTCTATCAATTCTATCATTTATATTGTTTTCTGGTCTAACATAATGATTAACATAAGCACCATCAATTTCACAAACTCCATCCATAGGACTTTCATCTCTTGTTTCAAGTAATGCTTCTCTCATTTTATGAAGTAGAACAAAGGCAGTCTTATATTGTATATTTAATTCTCTTGATAGTTTTAATGCACTCATTCCTTTAACTTCATTAACAAATAAAGCAATAGCCATAAGATAAGTTCTTAGAGGTAGTTTATGGTTAGCAAATAAAGTCCCAGATGTAATAGAAAATTGAGAATAACAATCTTTACATTTCCAGATACTTCTTGTTTTTAAGAAGTAATGTTTTTTAGTGCTACCACAACAAGGACAAACAGGCTTACCATTAGTTTCATTCCATCTAATTTTTCTAAAAAAACTTTCAGCTTGTCTTTCAGTCATTCTTGCAATTTTAACTAAACTAAAACTTCTTGCTTCACTTGATAATAGAAAATGTTGTGCCATGTTTATCCTTTATTGTCATATATGAGATAATTATATCAGATATGATATTAAAGACATATTAAATAAAGAAATTTTACAATTTATAGCAAAATATGATAATAATATATCATTTTTGAAATATTAATCCTATAACTAAGAGAAATATATTATAAATAATGAAATAATATAAAAATAGAAATATTTATATCAAATATGATAAAATATAGTAGATTTTAAGAAAATAATGAGATAGAATTTACTAAATCTTTTATGGAGGTGATGAAAATGCCAGAAGATTGGAATCAAAGAGCAACAGCAATACTGAAAAGTATATTAACAAGAAGAAATATAAAATATCATGAATTAGCAAGAATGTTAAATGGAATTGGTATAGATGAGACACAAGGTAGCATATCAAATAAGATAAGTAGAGGAACTTTTAGTTTTGCATTTTTCATACAATGTATGGAAGTATTAAATATTAATGAAGTTAGATTAGATTAAAGGAGGAGATTAAATTATGGAGATAGAAAATATAAAAACAACAATAACAAATAATTCAAATTTTTCATTATCAACATTGTCAAAAAAAGAAGAAGGTGTATTTATTTATTCATCTATAAAAGAAAATACTTTTATATGTTTAGGTGTTAATAAAATCAATACAGATAATGACAATGAAATAGAAGAGTTTTTAACAAAATATGTTCATGGCTTGGATAAAAAATTATCAAATAAAAAAGATAAGTTAATTATTGTAATTTTAAAGAATGTAGAAGATAATTATGATGAATTTTATATTAACCAAAAAGATATTGATAATGGATATATTTACTTTAATAATTATAAAAAAGGTGAATCAACATTAAAAAATGCTAATGAATATCTTAAAAACATAGGGATTAAAACAATTGAAAAAGCAGTGAAAAAAACAAAAACATCTAAGAAAAAAACTATTCAATCAGTAGAGCCGAATATTGCAGATTTAGCTAATGGGTGGTTAAAATCTTATGGATTAGATTATAAATTAGAACAGGAGTCATTAAATTCAGAAATTGACAAAGCTTTAAATGACTATTATTCTAAAAATGGAGGAGCAGGTGGGAATAGACCTGATGCAAAGCTTCTTTTACAAGATAAAGCTTTAAATTTTTATCCAATATTAATTGAATACAAAGGATATAAAGATAAATTAGTAAAATTAAGTGCTGATGAGCAAGTAGAAAATAAAACTGCCAAGAATGAACCAAATTTCACTAATATAAATTCATATGCTGTAAATGGTGCTATTCATTATGCAAACGCATTACTTCATCATACAAGTTATACAGATATTATTGCTATAGGGATGACAGGATATAAAGATGAAAGTGGAAAAATAAATAATAGCATAGGTGTTTATTATGTTTCAAAATCAAATTTTGGTGTAGGACAAAAAGTTGGAGAATTTGATGATTTATCTTTTTTAGGTTCTTCAAATTTTGATTCTTTTGTTGAAAAAATCAAAACACTAAACTTATCACAAAAAGAAATAGAATCTCTAAAAGAAAAAAGAGAAAAAGAAATTGATACATCTTTAGCAAGACTTAACAATGATATTTATAGAGATGAAAAAGGATTAGGAGAAAATGATAGAGTATATCTTGTTGCAGCTTCTATTATTGCTACAATTGGAATTCCAGGAAAAGTATCTCCTCTTGAAAAATCAGAGCTAAAGTCTTCAACTGAAAAAGGAAATACAGATGCAGATATTATTATGAGAAAAATTAAAGCTTTTCTTGAAGCAAAAGACATTCCTGTTGAGAAAAAAAATTTAATTGTAAGAACATTAGAAAATACAATTACAGCTGAAAACATAAATAAAATCAAAGATGGAGAAACACAACTAAAAAGAGTTTTCTGTAAGATAGTTGATGATTTAGGAATATATTATAAAATTGGACTAACAACAGACTTTACAGGAAAACTTTTTAATGAAATGTATAGTTGGCTTGGCTTTTCACAGGATAAGTTAAATGATGTTGTATTAACTCCTTCATATGTATCTTCTTTACTTGTTAAGTTAGCAAGAGTAAATAAAGATTCTTATGTATGGGATTTTGCAACAGGTTCAGCAGGTTTATTAGTTGCTGCTATGAATGAAATGCTATATGATGCAAGAAATACAATAGATTCCCCAGAAGAGTTATTACAAAAAGAATTAAAAATAAAAGCTGAACAATTATTAGGTATTGAGTTATTATCAAGTGTTTATATGTTAGCTATTTTGAATATGATTTTAATGGGTGATGGAAGTTCAAATATTTTAAATAAAGATTCATTATCAGATTTTGATGGAAAATATGGATTTGGAGAAACAGATAAACATTTCCCTGC
This genomic interval carries:
- the tig gene encoding trigger factor translates to MEFNAKRVDEANAEISATLAKETIESNLDKVAKQAAKTLDIQGFRKGKVPVAVVKQRYADKLREDAEGEALRAVLADGLKELNIENSDLVGEPAISKFDKKEDGSIEIEIKVATKPQIDLGDYKSLVPAVESKEATEEEINARLEQMAKQNAPLQKIARKRMVREGDHVVIDFEGFVDGVAFDGGKAEEYVLEIGSGSFIPGFEDQIIGMKYEEEKDITVTFPEQYQAENLKGKEAVFKVKLHEIQEKAEAEINDEFAKQFLPDGEDATLENLKAKISEQITAEAKAKYYREDLKPAYLETLVEKTSFALPSSVVDQEINYALNNKVRTMSEDEIKALQEDPSKVEEMRNELKEDAENSVKATFIVDALAKAEEVDVSDQEVMQVLYFEAMQMGQNPQEVVKQYQDNGYLPAIKMSMIEDKVITKLLDEKLGK
- a CDS encoding VWA domain-containing protein; translated protein: MKFIYLNVLFMMLIPSLILMYLILTKQSNLDKFFSKKILDKLSVSNQYFSNKARNITMFLALIFFILALARPVTNEKIHQTTNEKTIPIVIALDVSKSMMANDIYPNRLTFAKNKLLNIIDYSKQNSIAVILFAKSSYILSPLTNDFNSLKTLINNLNTQGNFDNGTNINSVIEISNKLQKDFDSKNLLLLTDGGDEINFENQISLAKNNNMKIYTLATATSKGSAVKLENGNYLTDNNGNIVNLKLNENIKDLSLNTKGGYINFTLNNDDFKKIIDDINISSNSEVNISKKHKTYTELFYYPLAIGIILLLVANSSIPRIKRKLPLTAVIFSCFYAQNLYCFEFDFQTIKKANENYKNQDYDNAIKNFKSLEDSAQRDYNLANSYYKNGKYKDAINLYKNIEVENRDMNFKVLHNLGNAYAKNNQLENSIKAYEEALKVKNDFQTKENLELVKKIINKQKNKNRNKDNHKKEQQQNKEEKQENKKTKSEEESKKKNEKIEKQKIMSDYEEKRWLQQIENQKNNSLLKQIKPSKNDYTTNPW
- a CDS encoding cache domain-containing protein, producing the protein MRNLNFGTKLLLILVSASIISLSIMIYILSSYSYENSRNDAQHYINELAEKNASHVKNILDKAIVVSNSIASKYSSALEHNEQLSKEATIKYFKVLLEQNPFLLGTWFTFENGKQFYEGNNGLDKPNYYTTKGEFQPYVVRNSDGSFTIEPSSDFDLSSEWIKLPYENEKVSITRPYNYDIDGKTVLLTTVSSPVYHQGKFIGAVGVDFSLDFFNEMIKKLDLFETGYGVLIDAYGNIISHPKVENLGKSVKDITKNEDVIKAVQLNKEGKVYSYISENLNNGKSSYTYAFPFEFGNTGNYWSFLIIVPEEEYLKNAEFIQNFSIISGLIVLLIIVSVVMYSIKILNKNLITIKDGLLNFFAYLNKENKIAESISINSNDEFGDMAKVINENIRKTENLIIQDNALIEDVKKVVNEVKKGIFTKKVEVKTENESLEELKNTFNEMLDTTKNNVCEDVNKLTRTFDIMYQSHQK
- a CDS encoding IS1595 family transposase, which translates into the protein MAQHFLLSSEARSFSLVKIARMTERQAESFFRKIRWNETNGKPVCPCCGSTKKHYFLKTRSIWKCKDCYSQFSITSGTLFANHKLPLRTYLMAIALFVNEVKGMSALKLSRELNIQYKTAFVLLHKMREALLETRDESPMDGVCEIDGAYVNHYVRPENNINDRIDRRLAVNQNPNKRCIIVVRQRANGETEYLGSRRTLTYVLHNENPTDIMNIANNRIVEGSEVHADEANAYDNLHARYDMQRVNHSVEYMSEEGACSNQAESFFARFRRFQKGQIHRMGQLYIANYANEIAYREDTRRWDNGSIFRDIATKCMQTLQSNEWTGYWQGNHRIAERLGVA
- a CDS encoding DUF6471 domain-containing protein, producing the protein MPEDWNQRATAILKSILTRRNIKYHELARMLNGIGIDETQGSISNKISRGTFSFAFFIQCMEVLNINEVRLD